One window from the genome of Nicotiana sylvestris chromosome 9, ASM39365v2, whole genome shotgun sequence encodes:
- the LOC104210444 gene encoding berberine bridge enzyme-like 22 produces the protein MGRLQLFSCLLVSFLLLIETNAQQEFLQCIYSHSSDNIKKHIHFPNSPTYSSLLEYAQKNPRWLNSSYAHPILIIAPKNESEIQPIILCSQKFGLQIRVKSGGHDYEGLSFRSVTNTQFVILDLINLDDIKIDKNEETAWIQTGVTLGQLYYEIAKKSEILAFPGGLYPSVGSGGIISGGGIGTLMRKFGLSADNVIDARVMDVNGRILDKKSMGEDMFWAIRGGGGSSFGVILAWKIKLVRIPPKVTAFTVRRKLEGNTINLLQRWQNVSHKFPKDLFMRVLIQNMGFGNEKIVQVSFQGLFLGRASEVTPLLNQTFPEFGLVSKDCFQDPTMNCSELPCIKKECFEVPWIRATLYFASKRTNDSIDFLVNNMVSQTKNYQKATSDFVKTPMQEEVWGMIKGMFLEEERPMIILDPLGGKLDEISEFELPFPHRKGNLFNIQYMVNWGDNSESIASKKIKWLRELNEKMKPFLSHCPRTAYLNYRDLDFGTNDGVYSYSKAKVWGAKYFNENFERLAKVKSKVDPGNFFRFEQSIPPFSVST, from the coding sequence ATGGGAAGACTTCAACTTTTTTCATGTTTGTTAGTTTCATTCTTGTTATTAATAGAAACTAATGCTCAACAAGAGTTTTTGCAGTGTATTTATAGTCATTCTTCAGACAATATCAAGAAACATATACACTTTCCAAATTCACCTACATATTCATCTCTTCTTGAATATGCACAGAAAAATCCCAGGTGGCTAAATTCCTCATATGCACATCCAATTTTAATTATTGCCCCTAAAAACGAATCCGAAATCCAACCTATTATTCTTTGTAGCCAAAAATTTGGCTTACAAATTAGAGTCAAGAGTGGTGGTCATGACTATGAAGGTCTCTCTTTTCGCTCGGTTACCAATACCCAATTCGTTATCCTCGATTTAATCAATCTTGATGATATCAAGATTGATAAAAACGAAGAAACGGCCTGGATTCAAACAGGTGTGACATTAGGGCAACTTTATTATGAAATTGCCAAGAAAAGTGAGATTCTTGCATTTCCGGGAGGATTATATCCTAGTGTTGGTAGTGGTGGGATTATTAGTGGTGGTGGAATTGGAACTTTGATGAGGAAATTTGGCCTATCCGCGGATAATGTTATCGATGCTCGTGTTATGGATGTCAATGGAAGAATTCTTGATAAAAAATCAATGGGAGAAGACATGTTTTGGGCTataagaggaggaggaggatcaAGTTTTGGTGTTATTTTAGCTTGGAAAATTAAATTGGTACGTATTCCACCTAAGGTTACTGCTTTCACGGTTCGTAGAAAATTAGAAGGTAACACTATAAATTTACTCCAAAGATGGCAAAATGTGTCACATAAATTTCCTAAAGATTTGTTTATGAGGGTTTTGATTCAAAATATGGGATTTGGAAATGAAAAAATAGTCCAAGTTTCTTTTCAAGGTCTATTTCTTGGGAGAGCGAGTGAGGTAACCCCTTTATTGAATCAAACGTTCCCCGAATTCGGGTTAGTCTCAAAAGATTGTTTTCAAGATCCAACGATGAACTGCAGTGAATTGCCTTGCATAAAGAAAGAATGCTTTGAAGTACCCTGGATTCGCGCAACATTGTATTTTGCATCTAAGAGAACGAACGATTCAATTGATTTTTTAGTGAACAATATGGTATCACAAACCAAGAATTACCAAAAGGCGACGTCTGATTTCGTGAAAACTCCAATGCAAGAAGAGGTATGGGGAATGATAAAAGGTATGTTTTTAGAAGAAGAAAGGCCTATGATAATATTGGATCCGTTGGGTGGAAAATTGGATGAAATTTCAGAATTTGAACTTCCATTCCCTCATAGGAAGGGAAATTTGTTCAATATTCAGTATATGGTGAATTGGGGTGATAATAGTGAAAGTATAGCTAGCAAGAAGATTAAATGGTTGAGGGAACTAAATGAGAAAATGAAGCCATTTCTGTCACATTGTCCTAGAACTGCTTATCTTAATTATAGAGATCTTGATTTTGGGACCAATGATGGAGTATATAGCTATTCAAAGGCTAAAGTTTGGGGTGCAAAGTATTTCAATGAAAACTTTGAGAGGTTAGCAAAGGTGAAGAGCAAAGTGGATCCTGGCAATTTTTTCAGATTTGAACAGAGTATTCCACCTTTTAGTGTATCAACTTAA
- the LOC104210446 gene encoding putative cyclin-D6-1 isoform X1, translating into MKFDLENPLTSSKEHENDTVSALFAAQSDHMPSFFSFKSTDILFSIRHHAFSLISQARFSYNLDEFSTYLAVNYIDRFLSKQPVPQNKPWILRLLVIASLSLAAKMRSINLSLFDFQREDVGLIFDVESIQRMEVLILTTLNWRLRSITPFAFLDFINSLFELSDSSLSQTLKDRATDIIFNSHYEVKLFEYKPSILAAWALLCAAQELIPQQFSFFLDAVSKCEYINKEELVNCWAVMRDATINEMTSSSFTPKSVLDYEDTSPENENNSKRRRLSDLRNDQTLHISQLQHC; encoded by the exons atgaaattcgATCTCGAGAATCCATTAACGAGCTCAAAGGAACAcgaaaacgacaccgtttcagctCTCTTCGCCGCCCAGTCCGATCACATGCCTTCCTTTTTTTCATTCAAATCTACTGACATTCTCTTCTCTATTCGCCACCATGCCTTTTCTCTTATTTCTCAA GCACGGTTTTCTTACAATTTAGATGAATTTTCTACATATCTCGCTGTCAATTACATTGATCGTTTCCTCTCCAAACAACCAGTTCCG CAGAATAAGCCATGGATTCTACGGCTTCTCGTTATTGCTAGCCTATCACTCGCTGCTAAGATGAGAAGCATCAACTTGTCACTCTTCGATTTTCAG AGAGAAGACGTAGGTTTAATTTTTGATGTGGAATCCATTCAACGAATGGAGGTTTTGATTCTCACAACGCTTAACTGGCGATTACGATCTATCACGCCTTTTGCGTTTCTGGATTTTATCAACTCGTTGTTTGAACTCAGTGACTCGTCTCTGAGTCAAACTCTCAAAGACCGAGCTACAGATATTATCTTCAATTCTCATTACG AAGTTAAGCTTTTTGAGTACAAACCATCGATATTGGCAGCATGGGCGCTACTTTGTGCAGCTCAGGAGTTGATTCCGCAgcaattttcttttttcttggatGCAGTTTCTAAATGCGaatatataaataaa GAGGAACTTGTGAATTGTTGGGCTGTAATGCGGGATGCTACAATCAATGAAATGACCTCTAGCTCATTCACACCGAAAAGTGTGCTTGATTATGAAGATACAAGTCCTGAAAACGAGAACAACAGCAAGAGGCGAAGATTGAGTGATTTACGGAATGATCAAACGCTCCATATCTCTCAGCTTCAACACTGCTAA
- the LOC104210446 gene encoding putative cyclin-D6-1 isoform X2, which yields MKFDLENPLTSSKEHENDTVSALFAAQSDHMPSFFSFKSTDILFSIRHHAFSLISQARFSYNLDEFSTYLAVNYIDRFLSKQPVPNKPWILRLLVIASLSLAAKMRSINLSLFDFQREDVGLIFDVESIQRMEVLILTTLNWRLRSITPFAFLDFINSLFELSDSSLSQTLKDRATDIIFNSHYEVKLFEYKPSILAAWALLCAAQELIPQQFSFFLDAVSKCEYINKEELVNCWAVMRDATINEMTSSSFTPKSVLDYEDTSPENENNSKRRRLSDLRNDQTLHISQLQHC from the exons atgaaattcgATCTCGAGAATCCATTAACGAGCTCAAAGGAACAcgaaaacgacaccgtttcagctCTCTTCGCCGCCCAGTCCGATCACATGCCTTCCTTTTTTTCATTCAAATCTACTGACATTCTCTTCTCTATTCGCCACCATGCCTTTTCTCTTATTTCTCAA GCACGGTTTTCTTACAATTTAGATGAATTTTCTACATATCTCGCTGTCAATTACATTGATCGTTTCCTCTCCAAACAACCAGTTCCG AATAAGCCATGGATTCTACGGCTTCTCGTTATTGCTAGCCTATCACTCGCTGCTAAGATGAGAAGCATCAACTTGTCACTCTTCGATTTTCAG AGAGAAGACGTAGGTTTAATTTTTGATGTGGAATCCATTCAACGAATGGAGGTTTTGATTCTCACAACGCTTAACTGGCGATTACGATCTATCACGCCTTTTGCGTTTCTGGATTTTATCAACTCGTTGTTTGAACTCAGTGACTCGTCTCTGAGTCAAACTCTCAAAGACCGAGCTACAGATATTATCTTCAATTCTCATTACG AAGTTAAGCTTTTTGAGTACAAACCATCGATATTGGCAGCATGGGCGCTACTTTGTGCAGCTCAGGAGTTGATTCCGCAgcaattttcttttttcttggatGCAGTTTCTAAATGCGaatatataaataaa GAGGAACTTGTGAATTGTTGGGCTGTAATGCGGGATGCTACAATCAATGAAATGACCTCTAGCTCATTCACACCGAAAAGTGTGCTTGATTATGAAGATACAAGTCCTGAAAACGAGAACAACAGCAAGAGGCGAAGATTGAGTGATTTACGGAATGATCAAACGCTCCATATCTCTCAGCTTCAACACTGCTAA